A genome region from Pseudomonas pergaminensis includes the following:
- a CDS encoding ATP-binding protein, with protein sequence MIRSLRVRLMLAAATLAVLFMLGLLPAMQGAFSLALQDSIEQRLASDVTTLISAARVENNRLLMPAQLPDERFNLTDSRLLGYIYDREGHLVWRSRATKEENINYKPRYDGRGNEFARIREANGQEFFVYDVEVRLLGGKSAAFSIVALQPVREYQLTLEGLRENLYLGFGAALLVLLTLLWLGLTWGLQALRRLSQELDQIEGGTRESLSEQHPRELLRLTGSLNRLLHSEREQRARYRDSLDDLAHSLKTPLAVLQGVSEDMAQRPEDRDQAWVLQSQIERMSQQISYQLQRASLRKSGLVRHQVRLEPVLQSLCDTLDKVYRDKGVTVSFELPQDCDVPIEKGALLELLGNLLENAYRLCLSEVRISLVEGLEGTELCIEDDGPGVPPDQRARILQRGERLDRQHPGQGIGLAVVKDIIESYGARLTLGDSPLGGAAFKIHFPAL encoded by the coding sequence TTGATTCGCTCGCTACGCGTGCGCTTGATGCTGGCGGCCGCCACCCTGGCCGTGCTGTTCATGCTGGGCTTGTTGCCGGCCATGCAGGGCGCGTTCAGCCTGGCGTTGCAGGACTCCATCGAGCAGCGCCTGGCGTCGGACGTCACCACCCTGATCTCTGCCGCACGCGTGGAGAACAACCGCCTGCTGATGCCGGCGCAGTTGCCCGACGAACGCTTCAACCTCACCGATAGCCGCCTGCTCGGCTATATCTACGACCGTGAAGGCCACCTGGTGTGGCGTTCGCGGGCGACCAAGGAAGAAAACATCAACTACAAACCGCGCTACGACGGGCGCGGTAACGAATTTGCACGGATTCGCGAGGCCAACGGCCAGGAATTCTTCGTGTATGACGTCGAGGTCAGGCTGCTGGGCGGCAAGAGTGCGGCATTCAGTATCGTCGCGCTGCAACCGGTGCGCGAATATCAGCTGACCCTCGAAGGCCTGCGCGAAAACCTCTACCTGGGCTTCGGCGCGGCCTTGCTGGTGCTGCTGACCCTGCTGTGGTTGGGCCTGACCTGGGGCCTGCAAGCGCTGCGGCGGCTGAGCCAGGAACTTGACCAGATCGAAGGCGGTACCCGCGAAAGCCTCTCCGAACAACACCCCCGCGAGTTGCTGCGCCTCACGGGCTCTCTCAACCGCTTGCTGCACAGTGAGCGTGAACAACGCGCGCGCTACCGCGACTCCCTCGACGACCTGGCCCACAGCCTGAAAACCCCGCTGGCGGTGTTGCAAGGCGTGAGCGAAGACATGGCCCAGCGCCCGGAAGACCGTGACCAGGCCTGGGTACTGCAATCGCAGATCGAGCGCATGAGCCAGCAGATCAGCTACCAGTTGCAGCGCGCCAGCCTGCGCAAAAGTGGGCTGGTGCGCCATCAGGTGCGGCTGGAACCGGTGCTGCAAAGTCTGTGCGACACGCTGGACAAGGTCTACCGCGACAAAGGCGTTACGGTGTCTTTTGAGTTGCCGCAAGACTGCGACGTGCCGATCGAGAAGGGCGCTCTGCTGGAGTTGCTCGGCAACCTGCTGGAGAACGCCTACCGTCTGTGCCTGAGCGAGGTGCGCATCAGCCTGGTGGAAGGCCTGGAAGGCACCGAGTTGTGCATTGAGGATGATGGCCCTGGCGTGCCACCGGATCAGCGTGCGCGGATCCTGCAAAGGGGAGAGCGGCTGGACCGCCAGCATCCGGGGCAGGGGATTGGCCTGGCGGTGGTCAAGGACATCATCGAAAGTTACGGCGCGCGGCTGACCTTGGGGGATTCGCCGTTGGGCGGGGCCGCGTTCAAGATTCACTTTCCTGCCTTGTGA
- a CDS encoding response regulator transcription factor translates to MKLLVVEDEALLRHHLLTRLTDSGHVVEAVANAEEALYQTGQFNHDLAIIDLGLPGMGGLDLIRQLRTQAKTFPILILTARGNWQDKVEGLAAGADDYVVKPFQFEELEARMNALLRRSSGFTQSTIVAGPLLLDLNRKQASLDEQPLALTAYEYRILEYLMRHHQQVVAKDRLMEQLYPDDDERDPNVIEVLVGRLRRKLEGPGGFKPIDTVRGLGYLFNERCR, encoded by the coding sequence ATGAAATTGCTGGTGGTGGAAGATGAGGCGTTGCTGCGTCATCACCTGTTGACCCGCCTGACCGACAGCGGGCATGTGGTCGAAGCCGTGGCCAATGCCGAAGAGGCCCTGTACCAGACCGGCCAGTTCAATCACGACCTGGCGATCATCGACCTGGGCCTGCCCGGCATGGGCGGCCTGGACCTGATCCGCCAATTGCGTACCCAGGCCAAGACCTTCCCGATCCTGATCCTCACCGCCCGCGGCAACTGGCAGGACAAGGTCGAAGGCCTGGCGGCCGGTGCCGACGACTACGTGGTCAAACCGTTCCAGTTCGAAGAGCTGGAGGCACGGATGAACGCCTTGCTGCGCCGCTCCAGCGGGTTTACCCAGTCGACTATCGTGGCCGGCCCCTTGCTGCTGGACCTCAACCGCAAGCAGGCGTCCCTCGATGAGCAGCCGCTGGCGCTGACGGCTTATGAATACCGCATCCTCGAGTACTTGATGCGTCATCACCAGCAAGTGGTCGCCAAGGATCGCTTGATGGAACAGCTCTACCCCGATGACGACGAGCGCGATCCGAATGTCATCGAAGTGCTGGTCGGCCGCCTGCGCCGCAAGCTGGAAGGCCCGGGCGGGTTCAAGCCGATCGACACCGTGCGTGGCCTGGGCTACCTGTTCAATGAGCGCTGCCGTTGA
- a CDS encoding XdhC family protein, giving the protein MDSVDLNVLRSVLEWRRAGQQVVLYSVVQTWGSAPRPPGAMLALRGDGVVIGSVSGGCIEDDLIARLQDGRLPADGPPVQSVTYGVTRDEAARFGLPCGGTLRLTEERVRDWAWVSELLARCEDHQIVARELDLASGDVTLTSASKTDVVTFDGERLRAIYGPRWRLLLIGAGQLSRYVAEMARLLDFEVLICDPRDEFVYGWEEQHGRFVPGMPDEAVLNIQTDERTAIVCLTHDPRLDDMALLTALNSSAFYIGALGSRVNSQKRRENLAALGLSAEAIARLHGPIGLHIGSHTPSEIALSLMAEIVAIKNGVAPMQKKPLPVVAE; this is encoded by the coding sequence GTGGACAGTGTTGATTTGAATGTCCTGCGCAGCGTGCTTGAATGGCGTCGCGCCGGGCAGCAAGTGGTGTTGTACAGCGTTGTTCAGACGTGGGGCAGTGCCCCGCGTCCACCGGGTGCCATGCTGGCGCTGAGAGGTGATGGGGTGGTGATCGGCTCGGTGTCGGGCGGTTGCATCGAGGACGACTTGATTGCACGCCTGCAGGATGGCCGGTTGCCTGCAGACGGGCCGCCGGTCCAGTCGGTGACCTACGGCGTGACCCGCGATGAAGCCGCGCGTTTTGGCCTGCCCTGTGGCGGCACCTTGCGCCTGACCGAAGAGCGTGTGCGCGATTGGGCGTGGGTGTCAGAGTTGCTGGCGCGGTGCGAAGACCATCAGATCGTCGCGCGTGAACTGGACCTGGCCAGTGGTGACGTCACCTTGACCAGCGCAAGCAAGACCGATGTGGTCACCTTCGACGGCGAACGCCTGCGCGCCATCTACGGCCCGCGCTGGCGCTTGCTGCTGATCGGCGCCGGGCAACTGTCACGCTATGTGGCAGAGATGGCGCGTTTGCTGGATTTCGAAGTATTGATCTGCGACCCGCGTGATGAGTTCGTCTACGGCTGGGAAGAGCAGCATGGCCGCTTTGTGCCGGGCATGCCCGATGAAGCCGTGCTCAACATCCAGACCGATGAGCGCACGGCCATTGTGTGCCTCACCCATGACCCGCGCCTGGATGATATGGCCTTGCTGACAGCGCTGAATTCATCGGCGTTCTATATCGGCGCACTGGGTTCGCGGGTCAATAGCCAGAAGCGCCGGGAAAACCTCGCCGCGCTGGGGCTGTCCGCCGAGGCGATCGCACGCCTGCATGGGCCGATTGGCTTGCATATCGGCAGCCACACTCCGTCGGAGATCGCGTTGTCGCTGATGGCGGAAATTGTCGCGATCAAAAACGGTGTGGCGCCGATGCAGAAGAAGCCATTGCCGGTGGTGGCTGAGTGA
- a CDS encoding response regulator — MEQEAWQVLIVEDDQRLAELTRDYLESNGLRVSVEGDGALAAARIIAEQPDLVILDLMLPGEDGLSICRTVRERYDGVILMLTARTDDMDQVLGLDMGADDYVCKPVRPRLLLARIQALLRRSEPAEPATTESPRRLQFGPLVVDSALREAWLNNEGIELTSAEFDLLWLLVANAGRILSREEIFIALRGIGYDGQDRSIDVRISRIRPKIGDDPIHPRLIKTIRSKGYLFVPEAAADMSL, encoded by the coding sequence GTGGAGCAAGAAGCCTGGCAGGTATTGATAGTCGAGGACGACCAGCGGTTGGCCGAATTGACCCGTGATTACCTGGAGAGCAACGGCCTGCGGGTGTCGGTGGAAGGCGATGGCGCCTTGGCGGCGGCGCGCATCATCGCCGAGCAGCCGGACTTGGTGATCCTCGACCTGATGCTGCCCGGCGAAGACGGCTTGAGCATCTGCCGCACCGTACGCGAGCGCTATGACGGCGTGATCCTGATGCTCACCGCGCGCACCGACGACATGGACCAGGTGCTGGGCCTGGACATGGGCGCCGACGACTACGTGTGTAAGCCGGTGCGCCCGCGCTTGTTGCTGGCACGCATCCAGGCCCTGTTGCGACGCAGCGAGCCTGCGGAACCGGCAACAACGGAGAGCCCGCGCCGCCTGCAGTTCGGCCCCCTGGTGGTGGACAGCGCCTTGCGCGAGGCCTGGCTGAATAATGAAGGTATCGAACTGACCAGCGCCGAATTCGACCTGCTGTGGCTGTTGGTGGCGAACGCCGGGCGCATTTTGTCCCGCGAAGAAATCTTCATCGCCCTGCGCGGCATTGGCTATGACGGCCAGGATCGCTCCATCGATGTGCGCATTTCACGTATTCGCCCGAAAATCGGCGATGACCCGATCCACCCGCGCCTGATCAAGACCATCCGCAGCAAAGGCTACCTGTTCGTCCCCGAAGCCGCCGCCGACATGTCGCTGTGA
- a CDS encoding dicarboxylate/amino acid:cation symporter — protein MTTRQPIYKSLYFQVIVAIVIGILLGHFYPQTGVALKPLGDGFIKLIKMVIAPIIFCTVVSGIAGMQSMKSVGKTGGYALLYFEIVSTIALLIGLIVVNVVQPGAGMHIDVATLDASKVAAYVTAGKDQSIVGFILNVIPNTIVGAFANGDILQVLMFSVIFGFALHRLGAYGKPVLDFIDRFAHVMFNIINMIMKLAPIGALGAMAFTIGAYGVGSLVQLGQLMICFYITCILFVLVVLGGICRAHGFSVIKLIRYIREELLIVLGTSSSESALPRMLIKMERLGAKKSVVGLVIPTGYSFNLDGTSIYLTMAAVFIAQATDTHMDITHQITLLLVLLLSSKGAAGVTGSGFIVLAATLSAVGHLPVAGLALILGIDRFMSEARALTNLVGNAVATIVVAKWVKELDTDKLQSELASGGTGISETRELDDLGVAEGPAPVVK, from the coding sequence ATGACGACTCGTCAGCCAATCTACAAATCCCTGTACTTCCAGGTGATCGTTGCAATCGTTATCGGTATTTTGCTCGGTCACTTCTACCCGCAGACCGGTGTGGCCCTCAAGCCACTGGGTGACGGGTTTATCAAACTGATCAAAATGGTCATCGCCCCGATCATCTTCTGCACCGTTGTCAGCGGCATCGCTGGCATGCAAAGCATGAAATCGGTCGGCAAGACCGGCGGCTATGCGCTGCTCTACTTCGAGATCGTTTCGACCATCGCGCTGCTGATCGGCCTGATCGTGGTAAACGTCGTGCAACCGGGCGCCGGCATGCACATCGACGTAGCGACCCTGGACGCCTCCAAAGTGGCGGCCTACGTCACTGCCGGTAAAGACCAGAGCATCGTCGGCTTTATCCTCAATGTGATCCCTAACACCATCGTCGGCGCCTTCGCCAACGGCGATATCCTGCAAGTGTTGATGTTCTCGGTGATCTTCGGTTTCGCCCTGCACCGCCTGGGTGCCTACGGCAAGCCGGTGCTGGACTTCATCGATCGCTTCGCCCACGTGATGTTCAACATCATCAACATGATCATGAAGCTCGCGCCAATCGGTGCCCTGGGTGCCATGGCGTTCACCATCGGCGCCTACGGTGTGGGTTCCCTGGTGCAGTTGGGCCAGCTGATGATCTGCTTCTACATCACCTGCATCCTGTTCGTGCTGGTGGTGCTGGGTGGTATCTGCCGCGCCCACGGTTTCAGCGTGATCAAATTGATCCGCTACATCCGTGAAGAGCTGCTGATCGTTCTGGGTACTTCGTCTTCCGAATCCGCACTGCCACGCATGCTGATCAAGATGGAGCGCCTGGGTGCCAAGAAGTCCGTAGTAGGCCTGGTGATCCCGACTGGCTACTCGTTCAACCTTGACGGTACTTCGATCTACCTGACCATGGCTGCTGTGTTCATCGCCCAGGCGACTGACACCCACATGGACATCACCCACCAGATCACCCTGCTGCTGGTGCTGCTGCTGTCCTCCAAAGGCGCTGCTGGCGTGACCGGTTCGGGCTTCATCGTGCTGGCGGCCACCCTGTCGGCCGTGGGCCACCTGCCGGTTGCCGGCCTGGCGCTGATCCTGGGTATCGACCGCTTCATGTCCGAAGCCCGTGCACTGACCAACCTGGTGGGCAACGCCGTTGCCACCATCGTTGTGGCCAAGTGGGTCAAGGAACTGGACACCGACAAGCTGCAAAGCGAGCTGGCGTCCGGCGGTACCGGTATCTCGGAAACCCGCGAGCTGGATGACTTGGGCGTGGCCGAAGGCCCTGCACCTGTCGTCAAGTAA
- a CDS encoding AraC family transcriptional regulator, translated as MRERTIASHYARAALGGARRAGYDYTGLLQQVGITPELLTEPRARIAPEQFTRLLQMLWLALDDEYLGFADGPSKRGTFAMMCHALIHCRTLEKALERGLLFYSLFPQGPRWQLTREGEMARLSLDDSQLWDPDHFLSECLLVIWHRLGSWLIGQRIRLHQATFSYPQPAHASEYDLLFPCAQVFGAPNSSLVFPARYLSLPLLQDERTLKHFLERSPADLLSRPDEGDSLSSQLRRLLSRDRSPWPDLEAVAQHLHISPQTLRRHLREEGTSFQALKDELRRDIAIYHLGRADLSLQEIAEQLGFSEPSAFHRAFKKWTGLTPGAYRAQES; from the coding sequence ATGCGTGAACGTACCATCGCCAGTCATTACGCCCGGGCAGCCCTCGGCGGGGCGCGTCGGGCCGGTTACGACTATACGGGCCTGTTGCAACAGGTGGGTATCACCCCAGAGCTGTTGACCGAACCCCGCGCCCGCATCGCGCCGGAGCAATTTACCCGGTTGCTGCAAATGCTCTGGCTGGCGCTGGACGACGAATACCTGGGCTTCGCCGACGGCCCGAGTAAACGCGGGACGTTCGCCATGATGTGCCACGCGTTGATCCACTGCCGCACCCTGGAGAAGGCTCTGGAACGCGGCTTATTATTTTATAGCCTATTCCCGCAAGGCCCGCGCTGGCAGCTGACACGCGAAGGCGAAATGGCTCGTTTGAGCCTGGACGACTCGCAGCTTTGGGACCCGGATCACTTCCTGAGTGAATGCCTGCTGGTGATCTGGCATCGCCTGGGCAGTTGGCTGATCGGCCAGCGTATCCGGCTGCACCAGGCCACTTTCAGCTACCCGCAGCCGGCTCACGCCAGCGAATATGACCTGCTGTTTCCCTGTGCCCAGGTATTCGGTGCACCGAACAGCAGCCTGGTATTTCCCGCCCGCTACCTGAGCCTGCCGCTGTTGCAGGATGAGCGCACGCTCAAGCACTTCCTGGAGCGCTCCCCCGCCGATCTGCTGTCGCGGCCGGACGAAGGCGACAGTTTGAGCAGCCAGCTACGCCGCTTGCTCAGCCGCGACCGCAGTCCCTGGCCGGACCTGGAAGCCGTCGCCCAGCACCTGCATATCAGCCCACAGACCCTGCGCCGGCATTTGCGCGAAGAAGGCACCAGCTTTCAGGCGCTCAAGGATGAGCTGCGGCGGGACATCGCCATCTATCATTTGGGCCGGGCGGATTTGTCATTGCAGGAGATCGCCGAGCAGTTGGGGTTTTCCGAACCGTCGGCGTTTCATCGGGCGTTCAAGAAGTGGACAGGGTTGACGCCGGGAGCGTATCGCGCGCAGGAGAGTTAG
- a CDS encoding ATP-binding protein, whose translation MNSIFLRIYGGMCAALILVALLGVLALHLLNEVRSGQYRERLAHGTFALMGDNLQPMSTIERQRALAVWERLLGIPLELRPLAEAQLDLSQRTRLQRGQVLVEQTGPHAARVLRLVSDQEQLVLTGEVQQISEQLARATIYLLADELVRFPVAEQPQRLADIKEAKGFGFDMHLMTLDQADMDEDQRRRVSEGDTVMALGKGGDSIRVFAGMVGTPWVLELGPLYQMNPYPPQWLILIALIGLTLIGLIVYLLVRQLERRLRGLEAAATRIAKGNLEVRVPARGADSVGRLAAAFNGMAEHLQQLLAIQRELVRAVSHELRTPVARLRFGLEMVGDATTAEARRKYLEGMDSDIQDLDGLVDEMLTYARLEQGSPELNFQRVDLNALLDQVIGELSPLRPQVNVARGICLSSAHWDDAWVDAEPRYLHRALQNLVSNAMRHAQGQVLISYQVGQVRCRIDVEDDGPGVPESAWERIFTPFLRLDDSRTRASGGHGLGLSIVRRIIYWHGGRALISKSNNLGGACFSLSWPREQDKP comes from the coding sequence GTGAACTCGATCTTCCTGCGCATCTACGGCGGCATGTGCGCGGCGCTGATCCTGGTGGCGCTGCTCGGGGTGCTGGCCCTGCACCTGCTCAACGAGGTGCGCAGCGGCCAGTACCGCGAGCGCCTGGCCCACGGCACCTTCGCGTTGATGGGCGATAACCTGCAACCCATGAGTACCATTGAGCGCCAGCGCGCCTTGGCGGTGTGGGAACGCCTGTTGGGCATTCCGCTGGAGTTGCGCCCGCTGGCCGAGGCGCAACTGGACCTGAGCCAGCGCACTCGCCTGCAACGCGGCCAGGTGCTGGTCGAGCAGACCGGGCCGCACGCCGCGCGGGTACTGCGCTTGGTCAGCGATCAGGAGCAGCTTGTTCTTACCGGTGAAGTGCAGCAGATCAGCGAACAGCTGGCGCGCGCTACCATTTATCTGCTGGCAGACGAACTGGTGCGCTTCCCCGTGGCCGAACAGCCGCAACGCCTGGCGGATATCAAAGAAGCCAAGGGCTTTGGCTTCGATATGCATTTGATGACCCTCGACCAGGCCGACATGGACGAAGACCAGCGCCGCCGCGTCTCGGAAGGCGATACGGTGATGGCCCTGGGCAAGGGCGGCGATTCGATCCGCGTGTTTGCCGGCATGGTCGGTACGCCGTGGGTGTTGGAACTCGGGCCGCTGTATCAGATGAATCCTTACCCGCCGCAATGGCTGATCCTGATCGCCTTGATCGGCCTGACCCTGATCGGTTTGATCGTGTATCTGCTGGTGCGCCAGCTTGAGCGTCGACTGCGCGGCCTGGAAGCCGCCGCCACTCGCATTGCCAAGGGCAACCTGGAAGTGCGCGTGCCCGCCCGCGGTGCTGACTCGGTGGGGCGCCTGGCTGCGGCGTTCAATGGCATGGCCGAGCACTTGCAGCAGTTGCTGGCGATCCAGCGCGAGCTGGTGCGCGCGGTGTCCCACGAACTGCGCACGCCGGTGGCACGCTTGCGTTTCGGCCTGGAAATGGTCGGCGATGCCACCACTGCCGAGGCGCGGCGCAAATACCTGGAAGGTATGGACAGTGATATCCAGGACCTCGACGGCCTGGTCGACGAAATGCTCACCTACGCGCGCCTGGAGCAGGGCTCGCCGGAGCTGAATTTCCAGCGGGTCGATCTCAATGCGCTGCTTGATCAGGTGATCGGCGAATTATCGCCACTGCGTCCACAGGTCAACGTGGCGCGGGGGATTTGCCTGTCTTCGGCGCACTGGGATGATGCCTGGGTGGATGCCGAGCCGCGTTACCTGCACCGTGCACTGCAGAATCTGGTGAGCAATGCCATGCGCCATGCACAGGGCCAGGTGCTCATCAGCTATCAAGTGGGGCAGGTGCGCTGCCGCATCGATGTCGAAGACGACGGCCCCGGCGTGCCGGAGAGTGCCTGGGAGCGCATCTTCACGCCGTTCCTGCGCCTGGACGACAGCCGCACCCGCGCGTCCGGCGGGCATGGCCTGGGGCTGTCGATTGTGCGGCGGATTATCTACTGGCACGGCGGGCGGGCGTTGATCAGCAAGAGCAATAACTTGGGTGGGGCGTGCTTCAGTTTGAGTTGGCCGAGGGAGCAGGATAAGCCTTGA
- a CDS encoding 4'-phosphopantetheinyl transferase family protein, which produces MNSLPACCTPLDAHWPLPEPLPGAVFLSTRFNPALLTADDFQRSAVPPPASIQRSVAKRQAEFLAGRLCARAALQQLDHLNCIPAIGEDRAPVWPAHISGSITHSTGHAAAIVAHKAQWRGLGMDLENVLDLERAERLAGEILTADELQRMGALPREQHALLVTLTFSAKESLFKALYPIVQKRFYFEHAQVMEWTEAGYIRLRLLTDLSTEWCHGKELVGQFAVDGGQLLSLVAVSA; this is translated from the coding sequence ATGAATTCCCTACCCGCATGCTGCACCCCACTCGACGCCCACTGGCCCCTGCCTGAGCCCTTGCCGGGCGCGGTGTTTCTCAGCACCCGCTTTAACCCTGCCTTATTAACGGCGGACGACTTCCAGCGCAGTGCCGTACCGCCACCGGCCAGCATCCAGCGCTCGGTGGCCAAGCGCCAAGCCGAGTTCCTGGCCGGCCGGCTGTGTGCCCGCGCAGCGTTGCAACAACTCGATCACCTCAACTGCATCCCCGCGATCGGTGAAGACCGCGCGCCGGTGTGGCCTGCGCACATCAGCGGTTCCATCACCCACAGTACCGGGCATGCCGCTGCGATTGTCGCGCACAAGGCGCAATGGCGTGGCCTGGGGATGGACCTGGAGAACGTGCTGGACCTGGAACGGGCGGAACGGTTGGCGGGGGAAATTCTTACCGCCGATGAACTGCAGCGCATGGGCGCCCTCCCGCGCGAGCAGCACGCCCTGCTGGTGACGCTGACGTTTTCGGCCAAGGAGAGTTTGTTCAAGGCGCTCTACCCGATTGTGCAGAAGCGCTTCTATTTTGAGCATGCGCAGGTGATGGAGTGGACTGAGGCCGGCTATATAAGGCTGCGGTTGCTGACGGACTTGTCGACAGAGTGGTGCCATGGCAAGGAGTTGGTGGGGCAGTTTGCGGTGGATGGCGGACAGCTGTTGAGCCTGGTGGCCGTCAGCGCCTGA